The following are encoded in a window of Arvicanthis niloticus isolate mArvNil1 chromosome 1, mArvNil1.pat.X, whole genome shotgun sequence genomic DNA:
- the Tbx6 gene encoding T-box transcription factor TBX6, whose amino-acid sequence MYHPRELYPSLGTGYRLGHPQPGADSTFPPALTEGYRYPDLDTSKLDCFLSGIEAAPHTLAAPPPLPLLPAALGPETAPPPPEALHSLPGVSLSLENQELWKEFSAVGTEMIITKAGRRMFPACRVSVTGLDPEARYLFLLDVVPVDGARYRWQGQHWEPSGKAEPRLPDRVYIHPDSPATGAHWMRQPVSFHRVKLTNSTLDPHGHLILHSMHKYQPRIHLVRATQLCSQHWGGVASFRFPETTFISVTAYQNPRITQLKIAANPFAKGFRENGRNCKRERDARVKRKLRGPEPVATEACGTGDTPGGPCDSTLGGDIRDSDPEQAPTPREASASAPPCGGPSAEAYLLHPAAFHGAPSHLPARTPRFPEAPDPGRPAPYSAAFLDLQPGPGGSACQAAPSVPSFAPHFIQGAPFALPYPGPGGYLDMGSKPMY is encoded by the exons ATGTACCATCCACGAGAGTTGTACCCCTCCCTGGGGACTGGCTACCGTCTGGGACACCCCCAGCCTGGGGCAGACTCCACCTTCCCACCTGCCCTGACAGAGGGCTACCGCTACCCTG ATCTGGATACTTCTAAACTGGACTGCTTCCTCTCTGGGATTGAGGCAGCTCCCCACACTCTGGCTGCACCCCCTCCTTTGCCCCTTCTCCCGGCTGCTCTGGGCCCTGAGACAGCACCGCCACCCCCAGAGGCCCTTCACTCGCTTCCTGGGGTCAGCCTGAGCTTGGAGAACCAGGAACTGTGGAAGGAATTCAGCGCTGTGGGGACAGAGATGATCATCACCAAGGCTGGCAG GCGCATGTTCCCTGCTTGCCGTGTATCAGTCACTGGCTTGGACCCAGAGGCCCGCTATTTGTTCCTTCTCGATGTGGTTCCAGTGGATGGGGCCCGATACCGCTGGCAGGGCCAGCACTGGGAGCCCAGTGGCAAGGCTGAGCCCCGCCTACCTGACCGCGTCTACATTCACCCTGATTCTCCTGCCACCGGTGCCCACTGGATGCGGCAGCCCGTATCCTTCCATCGTGTTAAGCTCACCAACAGCACACTGGACCCCCATGGCCAC CTGATCTTGCACTCCATGCACAAGTACCAGCCACGAATCCACCTGGTGAGAGCCACCCAACTTTGCAGCCAACACTGGGGGGGTGTGGCCTCCTTCAGATTTCCTGAGACCACATTCATCTCTGTGACAGCCTACCAGAACCCTAGG ATCACACAGCTGAAGATTGCAGCCAATCCCTTTGCCAAAGGTTTCCGAGAAAATGGCAGAAACTGTAAGAG GGAGCGGGATGCCCGTGTGAAGAGGAAACTTCGGGGCCCGGAGCCAGTAGCCACAGAGGCCTGTGGGACTGGGG ATACACCAGGGGGTCCCTGTGACTCCACTCTGGGTGGGGACATTAGGGACTCAGATCCAGAGCAGGCCCCAACCCCCCGGGAagcttctgcctcagctcctcccTGTGGGGGCCCCAGTGCTGAGGCCTACCTCCTGCACCCTGCAGCTTTTCATGGGGCCCCCAGTCACCTACCAGCCAG GACCCCCCGCTTCCCTGAGGCTCCAGACCCTGGGCGTCCAGCCCCCTACTCAGCTGCATTCCTGGACCTACAGCCTGGACCAGGGGGCTCTGCCTGTCAGGCAGCTCCATCTGTACCATCCTTTGCCCCACACTTCATTCAAGGGGCCCCCTTCGCTCTACCATACCCAGGACCTGGAGGTTATCTGGACATGGGATCCAAGCCAATGTACTGA